One segment of Methanolinea mesophila DNA contains the following:
- a CDS encoding LeuD/DmdB family oxidoreductase small subunit — protein sequence MKIEGRAVCLGEDVDTDLIIAGRYLRTKDRSIWAAHALEDLDPGLASRLQGAVIVAGKNFGCGSSREQAAIALKEAGVAGVIAPSFARIFFRNAINVGLPLMECEHGCRCVEGEQVSADLESGMVQVDGKEYSIRLLSPRMISILSAGGLVEFWRKTG from the coding sequence ATGAAGATCGAAGGACGGGCGGTGTGCCTGGGCGAGGATGTCGATACGGACCTGATCATTGCCGGCCGCTACCTACGGACCAAGGACCGGAGCATATGGGCTGCACACGCGCTCGAAGATCTCGATCCCGGGCTGGCATCCCGGTTGCAGGGGGCGGTCATCGTGGCGGGGAAAAACTTCGGGTGCGGCTCATCCCGGGAACAGGCCGCCATTGCCCTGAAGGAGGCCGGGGTGGCCGGGGTCATCGCACCCTCCTTCGCCAGGATCTTCTTCCGGAACGCCATCAACGTGGGCCTGCCGCTGATGGAATGCGAACACGGGTGCAGGTGCGTGGAAGGGGAGCAGGTTTCGGCGGACCTCGAATCCGGAATGGTGCAGGTAGACGGGAAAGAATACTCCATCCGTCTGCTTTCCCCGAGGATGATCTCCATTCTTTCTGCAGGTGGCCTGGTGGAGTTCTGGAGGAAGACAGGATGA
- a CDS encoding 3-isopropylmalate dehydratase/homoaconitate hydratase family large subunit — protein MSTLSERILQAPAGEFVDKAVDRAYVHDGTGVLTLEAWRQIADRVVSPPRLYVMFDHIAPANNSVTAVLQHELRIFARKHGFCFSDVGGGISHQLMAEGEVLPGEIVVGADSHTCTVGAFGAFATGVGATDMAAIWASGCTWFRVPETIALSLEGRLPEPASAKDLALTYVGKLGMDGASYRALEFVGDGISSLDMDDRLTLCNLAVETGAKAGMCYADHTTRRYLAAQGKEITIQAAEDCTYEREIGIDLSDVVPVVACPPRVDTVKPVTEVEGIALDQVFVGTCTNGRYSDLAVLAAGVRGKKVAVRTIVAPASHAVLEEAVRTGVLNDLVQAGCTILPPGCGPCLGAHMGVLGEGEVCLSTANRNFKNRMGVGGEIYLSSVATAAASALKGAISEPEEFP, from the coding sequence ATGAGCACCCTTTCCGAGCGTATTCTTCAGGCGCCCGCGGGAGAGTTCGTCGACAAAGCCGTAGACCGGGCTTACGTGCATGACGGCACGGGGGTGCTGACGCTCGAAGCCTGGCGGCAGATCGCCGACCGCGTAGTCAGTCCGCCCCGTTTGTACGTGATGTTCGACCACATCGCCCCGGCCAACAATTCCGTCACCGCGGTCCTCCAGCATGAATTACGGATATTCGCGCGGAAACACGGATTCTGTTTCTCGGATGTCGGAGGGGGGATCTCCCACCAGCTGATGGCGGAAGGAGAGGTGCTGCCCGGCGAGATCGTGGTGGGCGCCGACTCCCACACCTGTACTGTGGGTGCTTTCGGGGCTTTCGCGACAGGCGTCGGTGCTACGGACATGGCGGCGATCTGGGCTTCAGGATGCACCTGGTTCCGGGTTCCGGAGACGATCGCCCTGTCGCTCGAGGGGAGACTTCCGGAGCCCGCATCGGCCAAGGACCTTGCCCTGACCTACGTGGGGAAGCTCGGGATGGACGGTGCGTCCTACCGTGCTCTCGAGTTCGTCGGCGACGGTATCTCTTCACTGGATATGGACGACCGGCTCACCCTCTGCAACCTCGCGGTAGAAACGGGGGCAAAGGCAGGAATGTGCTATGCTGACCATACCACGAGAAGATACCTCGCTGCACAAGGAAAAGAGATCACAATCCAGGCCGCGGAGGATTGCACCTACGAGCGGGAGATAGGAATCGATCTCTCCGATGTGGTGCCGGTAGTGGCCTGCCCGCCCCGGGTCGATACGGTGAAACCGGTGACCGAGGTCGAAGGGATAGCCCTGGACCAGGTCTTTGTGGGGACCTGCACCAACGGGAGGTACTCGGACCTGGCGGTGCTCGCTGCGGGGGTCAGGGGAAAGAAGGTCGCGGTGCGGACGATCGTTGCGCCGGCCTCCCATGCAGTGCTCGAAGAGGCGGTGAGAACGGGGGTCCTCAACGACCTGGTGCAGGCGGGGTGCACCATCCTCCCGCCCGGATGCGGACCGTGCCTTGGGGCTCATATGGGAGTGCTCGGGGAAGGCGAGGTCTGCCTCTCGACGGCGAACCGTAACTTCAAGAACCGGATGGGGGTGGGCGGCGAGATCTACCTCTCATCGGTGGCGACCGCTGCGGCAAGCGCCCTTAAAGGGGCTATTTCGGAACCGGAGGAATTTCCATGA
- a CDS encoding homocitrate synthase family protein: MKPYHVEICDVTLRDGEQTPGVSFSCEEKQKIAGVLDEIGVEVIEAGFPIVSPYEKQCVTAITKMGLNARICCLARARPEDVTAAIDCDVDMVSVFIATSDLHIRHKYRKDRELVLEDALRMIELAKDHGLEVRFAAEDASRTDPEFLKKVYRKGEERGADLVSFADTVGCLIPEEMYRIMRELVASVKIPLCAHCHNDMGCATANTITAAGAGAFQLHTTVNGIGERAGNAALEEVLVALRMKGGVDRYDLSHLTRLSRMVEEFSGIAMSRTKPVVGAHAFSHESGIHIAAILEDPSTYEYFLPEMVGGERRFILGKHTGKKALEHVVGTLGYSLSEQQICQVLDEVKELGESKIGVSPEALTALIRHVQKEKPV, encoded by the coding sequence ATGAAACCATACCATGTTGAGATCTGTGATGTGACGCTGAGAGACGGGGAACAGACCCCGGGGGTCTCGTTCTCCTGTGAAGAGAAACAGAAGATCGCCGGAGTGTTGGATGAGATCGGGGTCGAGGTGATCGAGGCCGGGTTCCCTATCGTCTCGCCGTATGAAAAACAATGCGTGACCGCCATCACGAAGATGGGGCTTAATGCACGTATCTGTTGTCTCGCCCGGGCAAGACCGGAGGACGTAACGGCCGCCATCGATTGCGATGTCGACATGGTGAGCGTGTTTATCGCCACCTCCGACCTGCACATCCGGCATAAATACCGGAAAGACCGGGAGCTGGTTCTCGAGGACGCCCTCCGGATGATCGAGCTCGCGAAGGACCACGGTCTTGAAGTCCGGTTTGCGGCCGAGGACGCGTCCCGTACGGATCCCGAATTTCTCAAAAAGGTGTACCGGAAGGGAGAGGAACGGGGCGCCGACCTGGTAAGCTTCGCAGATACCGTGGGCTGCCTGATCCCTGAAGAGATGTACCGGATCATGAGGGAGCTGGTCGCCTCGGTGAAGATCCCGCTCTGTGCCCATTGCCATAACGATATGGGGTGTGCCACTGCCAACACCATCACCGCGGCCGGGGCCGGGGCGTTCCAGCTGCACACCACCGTGAACGGGATCGGCGAGCGTGCCGGGAACGCGGCCCTCGAAGAGGTCCTCGTCGCGCTCCGGATGAAGGGGGGGGTCGATCGGTACGACCTCAGCCACCTTACAAGGCTCTCGCGGATGGTTGAGGAGTTTTCCGGGATCGCGATGAGCAGGACCAAGCCGGTCGTGGGTGCGCATGCGTTCTCCCATGAGAGTGGCATCCATATCGCTGCAATCCTCGAAGATCCCTCGACCTACGAGTATTTTCTCCCCGAAATGGTGGGTGGGGAAAGGAGGTTCATCCTCGGAAAGCATACCGGGAAGAAGGCCCTTGAGCACGTGGTCGGCACGCTCGGGTACTCCCTCTCCGAGCAGCAGATCTGCCAGGTGCTCGACGAGGTGAAGGAACTGGGGGAGAGCAAGATCGGGGTCAGCCCCGAGGCTCTCACGGCCCTGATCCGTCATGTCCAGAAGGAGAAACCGGTATGA
- a CDS encoding thiamine pyrophosphate-dependent enzyme: protein MKGEDAIVQALGRSADRFYAIPGYPVTGIGRGVSAEPVINEKVALEYALGDSLAGRRAAVIMKNAGLNACADPLVQAGTQGLGSGVVVVAGDDLVPLGSTSLQDSRYYGELARVPVIEPGPATCFAGVEEAFRASERFSRVAILRLTPELLFCEVCPDRSERRDLPGTPANPALTMKGRVQREERLFNGLFSWSRENPLNSISGGRVGAGAAPGESAAVTVYPPPGGVEELPAVNELGRPFLREHRCVEPGDLHRDAPETFTSRGFYRTFCRGCPFLGLFLAMKEQGVRAAVDAGCSILLASPLYGVGVASYGLGSAVAVGARSTGVAVIGDYALLHSGIQALIDVYEKKTPLLCIVLRNRCLGMTGGQEEAYDPRDYLGFAKPVVVPAGDTKRLSGLFSRPVPGPRTIIVEGECPKGGEHETIPC from the coding sequence ATGAAGGGAGAGGATGCGATAGTGCAGGCCCTCGGGCGGAGCGCAGACAGGTTTTATGCCATTCCCGGTTACCCGGTGACCGGCATCGGAAGGGGAGTGTCCGCAGAACCGGTGATCAACGAGAAGGTAGCCCTGGAATATGCTCTCGGAGATTCGCTCGCAGGGAGAAGGGCGGCGGTGATCATGAAGAATGCGGGGCTGAACGCGTGTGCAGATCCCCTGGTGCAGGCGGGTACCCAGGGGCTCGGTTCGGGTGTGGTGGTGGTGGCCGGGGACGATCTCGTGCCGCTAGGTTCCACGAGCCTCCAGGACTCCCGTTACTACGGGGAGCTCGCCCGTGTGCCCGTGATCGAGCCCGGGCCGGCCACGTGTTTCGCGGGTGTGGAGGAGGCGTTCCGGGCCTCCGAACGGTTCAGCCGGGTTGCGATCCTCCGGCTTACCCCGGAACTCCTGTTTTGCGAGGTGTGCCCGGACCGGAGCGAGCGGAGAGACCTGCCCGGAACTCCCGCGAATCCTGCGCTCACCATGAAAGGAAGGGTCCAGCGGGAAGAACGTCTGTTCAACGGGCTCTTTTCGTGGTCCCGGGAGAACCCGCTCAATTCTATCAGCGGGGGGCGGGTGGGGGCCGGGGCGGCACCCGGAGAGTCCGCTGCGGTCACCGTATACCCCCCCCCGGGGGGGGTGGAAGAACTGCCGGCCGTCAACGAGCTGGGAAGACCTTTTCTCCGGGAGCACCGGTGCGTGGAGCCCGGTGACCTTCACCGTGATGCACCGGAGACCTTCACGTCACGGGGGTTCTACCGCACGTTCTGCCGGGGCTGCCCGTTCCTCGGACTGTTCTTGGCGATGAAGGAACAGGGGGTACGCGCCGCGGTCGATGCCGGCTGTTCGATCCTGCTCGCAAGCCCCCTCTACGGGGTGGGGGTGGCCAGTTACGGGCTCGGATCCGCGGTCGCTGTGGGGGCGAGGAGCACCGGAGTAGCGGTAATAGGGGACTACGCCCTCTTGCATTCTGGAATCCAGGCCCTTATCGATGTGTATGAAAAGAAGACGCCCCTGCTCTGCATCGTGCTCCGGAACCGGTGCCTGGGGATGACCGGGGGGCAGGAAGAGGCGTACGACCCGCGTGATTACCTGGGGTTCGCAAAACCCGTGGTGGTCCCGGCGGGGGATACGAAACGTTTGTCGGGATTATTTTCCAGGCCGGTTCCGGGCCCCCGGACCATTATCGTGGAGGGAGAATGCCCGAAAGGAGGGGAGCATGAAACCATACCATGTTGA
- a CDS encoding radical SAM protein produces MEWDELKAGILAAGSARITGLPADDYLAVSTAGPGAGGEGSVFFSVAGRRVRIPVEEEGTLVLEHRGSGIAVLCIGRECIEGILEPVALHCPRQAYITVSAGCIYHCRYCRVPALGGKRKSVAEIREMVGRVRDRIDAISITSGVAYDPKEEEKYVISVIRALAPFSVPIGVSIYPVFGTPDRLRAEGAAEVKFNVEAATDRIFRTMCPGLDRREILRILARSVEVFGKNRVYSNVIIGLGETDAEMEDCIGELAGMGVIPVLRPLNPAGELAGWARPSAERLLRLFRIHERILREKGLDPCSAVTMCSACTGCDMVPGRDA; encoded by the coding sequence ATGGAATGGGACGAGTTGAAGGCGGGGATTCTCGCTGCGGGATCCGCACGGATCACCGGTCTGCCGGCAGACGACTACCTTGCCGTGTCGACGGCAGGCCCCGGGGCAGGCGGTGAAGGCTCGGTCTTCTTCTCAGTCGCGGGCCGCAGGGTAAGGATCCCGGTCGAGGAGGAAGGAACACTGGTCCTCGAGCACCGGGGAAGCGGGATCGCCGTACTCTGTATCGGCCGCGAATGCATCGAGGGAATTCTCGAACCGGTTGCACTCCACTGCCCCCGCCAGGCATACATCACCGTCAGCGCAGGGTGCATCTATCATTGCCGCTACTGCAGGGTCCCCGCCCTCGGAGGGAAGCGGAAGAGCGTAGCCGAGATCCGGGAAATGGTCGGACGGGTCAGGGACCGGATCGATGCCATTTCCATAACCAGCGGGGTGGCATACGACCCGAAAGAGGAGGAGAAGTACGTGATCTCGGTGATCCGTGCCCTTGCGCCGTTCTCGGTTCCTATCGGTGTCTCCATCTATCCGGTTTTCGGGACTCCGGACAGGCTGCGTGCCGAGGGAGCGGCGGAGGTGAAGTTCAACGTCGAGGCCGCAACGGACAGGATCTTCCGGACCATGTGCCCCGGTCTCGACCGCCGGGAGATCCTCCGCATCCTCGCCCGGTCCGTTGAGGTCTTCGGGAAAAACCGTGTGTACTCCAACGTAATCATCGGGCTTGGAGAGACCGATGCCGAGATGGAGGACTGTATCGGGGAACTAGCCGGAATGGGGGTTATTCCGGTGTTGCGCCCGTTAAATCCGGCCGGAGAACTTGCCGGGTGGGCCAGGCCTTCGGCGGAAAGGCTGTTAAGGCTGTTCAGGATCCACGAACGGATTCTTCGGGAGAAGGGACTGGATCCCTGCAGCGCGGTCACCATGTGCAGCGCGTGCACCGGGTGTGACATGGTGCCCGGGAGGGATGCGTGA
- the mmp11 gene encoding methanogenesis marker protein 11 gives MVKLSDPYTIRYPQITALASPDGRKVEVVEFFDCVGGAMWSGKHYPQSPVVESARNVGGTMRYLCRSGHADLKLEGSKFPAGISGVGVHEDEIEISYLGIGGGGVGAASCRSYAGGVIRCRTDPAGGGKQAGSTIWLPRRQRVLIGVDDTDTPEEGATWTLSHNIARAVEDEFSRYLSHTIVQLFPVPYRTKNCVSIVCEFATSEPGRLIGAFQDLLGRYTLSDETGMAAFTGFDPSELRPFGEQVKRGEVERTKIPRICDGTLDIRMEGRGIIGAVAAIPFYTRYEEALGLWNGTS, from the coding sequence ATGGTGAAACTTTCTGACCCCTACACTATCCGTTATCCCCAAATCACTGCGCTCGCGTCTCCCGACGGGAGGAAAGTCGAGGTCGTGGAGTTCTTCGACTGTGTGGGGGGAGCCATGTGGAGCGGGAAGCACTATCCCCAGAGCCCGGTGGTCGAGTCCGCCCGGAATGTGGGAGGGACTATGCGATATCTTTGCCGTTCCGGCCATGCGGACCTTAAACTTGAGGGATCGAAATTTCCCGCGGGGATATCCGGTGTCGGGGTCCATGAAGATGAGATAGAGATCTCCTACCTTGGAATCGGCGGTGGAGGGGTCGGTGCGGCAAGTTGCCGGTCCTATGCGGGCGGAGTCATCCGGTGCAGGACCGATCCCGCCGGAGGCGGAAAGCAGGCAGGGTCGACTATCTGGCTCCCCCGCAGGCAACGGGTCCTGATCGGGGTCGACGACACCGATACCCCGGAAGAAGGGGCCACATGGACCCTCAGCCACAATATCGCCCGGGCGGTTGAAGACGAGTTTAGCCGGTATCTCTCTCATACCATCGTCCAACTCTTTCCGGTCCCGTACCGGACCAAGAACTGCGTGAGCATCGTCTGCGAGTTCGCCACTTCCGAACCCGGAAGGCTCATCGGCGCCTTCCAGGACCTCCTGGGGCGGTATACTCTTTCGGATGAAACAGGTATGGCTGCATTCACCGGATTTGATCCTTCGGAACTTAGGCCATTCGGGGAGCAGGTGAAACGGGGCGAGGTGGAAAGGACAAAGATCCCCCGGATATGCGACGGAACCCTGGACATCCGGATGGAAGGCAGGGGTATCATCGGGGCGGTCGCGGCGATACCCTTTTACACCCGGTACGAGGAGGCACTCGGGTTATGGAATGGGACGAGTTGA
- a CDS encoding tRNA(Ile2) 2-agmatinylcytidine synthetase translates to MVDERAGVAEIIEQCSARGPVEWDAANRLRAGGATQSCRVEGSTLTLRAKLGSYPVRFGAASKDIGGQALEGVGVEGDQVITSWAGIAGAGVGVAACLPQAPGVVRAEYPDEEDLSVGGARANRVRIVSPLYEKVTIGIDDTDTKEKGATWVTALNCGKECRIPGVEFLDMRLVQLNPEAPKKTTNCVSSALNFAVRPGAVEELLSCVKEYVEARTFSGDTGIAVYRGIEVPETDFARRVKTDLLSLADAEEEARRLGIRFIDDFQRKGRIGAIGAVLWANRGIEAAGLYGETF, encoded by the coding sequence ATGGTTGATGAACGGGCCGGCGTGGCCGAGATAATCGAGCAGTGCTCGGCCCGCGGGCCGGTGGAATGGGATGCGGCCAACCGTCTCAGAGCAGGGGGAGCCACCCAGTCATGCAGGGTCGAAGGATCCACGCTCACCCTCCGGGCGAAACTCGGGAGTTACCCGGTAAGGTTCGGGGCCGCCTCAAAGGATATAGGGGGCCAGGCCCTCGAAGGGGTCGGGGTGGAAGGAGATCAGGTGATAACCTCGTGGGCCGGGATCGCAGGAGCAGGCGTGGGTGTCGCCGCCTGCCTGCCCCAGGCCCCCGGAGTAGTCCGGGCGGAATACCCGGACGAGGAGGATCTCTCGGTAGGCGGGGCCCGGGCGAACCGGGTCAGGATAGTGAGTCCCCTCTATGAGAAGGTGACCATCGGGATCGATGACACCGATACGAAGGAGAAAGGGGCCACGTGGGTGACAGCCCTCAATTGCGGGAAGGAATGCCGCATCCCGGGCGTGGAATTCCTTGATATGCGGCTTGTCCAGCTCAACCCGGAGGCCCCCAAGAAGACCACGAACTGCGTCTCTTCCGCACTGAACTTTGCGGTGAGGCCGGGAGCGGTTGAAGAACTGCTCTCCTGTGTCAAGGAGTATGTGGAAGCGCGGACGTTCTCCGGGGATACAGGTATCGCGGTGTACCGGGGTATCGAGGTTCCCGAAACAGACTTTGCCCGCAGGGTTAAGACAGACCTCCTTTCTCTTGCGGATGCGGAGGAGGAGGCCCGGCGGCTTGGTATCAGGTTCATCGACGATTTCCAGCGGAAAGGAAGAATAGGGGCGATCGGGGCGGTGCTCTGGGCGAACCGGGGTATCGAGGCGGCGGGTTTGTATGGTGAAACTTTCTGA
- the fhcD gene encoding formylmethanofuran--tetrahydromethanopterin N-formyltransferase produces the protein MEINGVPIEDTYAEAFPTWISRIIITAVTEEWALKAATEATGFATSAIGCPCEAGIEGLLPPEATPDGRPGAAILICAGKKKLKEQVVERLAECVLTSATTAVFDGLPNAEEKIAVKLHFFGDGYEYQKEVGGRKCWVIPIMEGEYVGEEEFGIVKGVAGGNFFVMGENQMAALMGAEAAVDAIRDVCGVITSFPGGVVASGSKVGSKKYKFMPASTNEKYCPTLREKVPDTKVPAGVKALYEIVIDGLDEKCVADAMAAGIKAAVNVPGVKFISAGNFGGTLGPYKIDLHKIL, from the coding sequence ATGGAGATAAACGGCGTACCAATCGAGGATACCTATGCAGAGGCGTTCCCGACCTGGATCTCGCGGATCATCATCACCGCGGTGACGGAAGAATGGGCATTGAAAGCGGCAACCGAAGCGACCGGATTCGCGACGTCGGCGATAGGCTGTCCATGCGAGGCCGGGATCGAGGGGCTCCTCCCTCCGGAGGCGACTCCCGACGGAAGACCGGGTGCGGCCATCCTCATATGTGCCGGAAAAAAGAAATTGAAAGAGCAGGTCGTTGAGCGGCTCGCCGAGTGCGTCCTCACTTCGGCGACCACCGCGGTGTTCGACGGTCTTCCGAACGCGGAAGAGAAGATTGCGGTCAAACTGCATTTCTTCGGGGACGGGTACGAATACCAGAAGGAGGTCGGCGGCAGGAAGTGCTGGGTGATCCCCATTATGGAGGGCGAATACGTGGGAGAAGAAGAATTCGGCATCGTCAAAGGTGTAGCCGGAGGAAACTTCTTCGTGATGGGAGAGAACCAGATGGCCGCCCTCATGGGTGCCGAGGCTGCGGTCGACGCGATTCGTGACGTGTGCGGGGTCATTACCAGTTTCCCCGGCGGAGTAGTGGCCAGCGGCTCGAAGGTGGGGTCCAAGAAGTACAAGTTCATGCCTGCGAGCACGAACGAGAAGTACTGCCCAACCCTCCGGGAGAAGGTGCCCGATACAAAGGTTCCTGCCGGTGTCAAAGCGCTCTACGAGATCGTGATAGACGGGTTGGACGAGAAGTGCGTGGCGGATGCCATGGCAGCAGGAATCAAGGCCGCGGTCAACGTTCCCGGGGTGAAATTCATCAGTGCAGGGAACTTTGGCGGGACCCTCGGCCCCTACAAGATCGACCTGCACAAGATCCTCTGA
- a CDS encoding 4Fe-4S binding protein — protein sequence MAFAVHVNMERCTGCNNCVVACPVDALELYTVDPVTKEKIYKVRHGKAMVLDFKSELCAGCGVCVEACPHDVIRLEGRGSVPSVAKV from the coding sequence ATGGCATTTGCAGTGCACGTTAACATGGAACGTTGTACCGGCTGCAATAATTGTGTGGTCGCGTGCCCCGTGGATGCACTCGAATTATACACCGTGGATCCTGTCACAAAAGAGAAGATCTACAAGGTGCGCCATGGAAAAGCCATGGTGCTGGACTTCAAATCCGAGCTGTGTGCCGGGTGCGGAGTTTGTGTCGAGGCATGCCCCCATGATGTGATTCGGCTGGAAGGTCGTGGATCAGTGCCATCCGTGGCGAAGGTATGA